One Triticum dicoccoides isolate Atlit2015 ecotype Zavitan chromosome 3B, WEW_v2.0, whole genome shotgun sequence genomic window, NNNNNNNNNNNNNNNNNNNNNNNNNNNNNNNNNNNNNNNNNNNNNNNNNNNNNNNNNNNNNNNNNNNNNNNNNNNNNNNNNNNNNNNNNNNNNNNNNNNNNNNNNNNNNNNNNNNNNNNNNNNNNNNNNNNNNNNNNNNNNNNNNNNNNNNNNNNNNNNNNNNNNNNNNNNNNNNNNNNNNNNNNNNNNNNNNNNNNNNNNNNNNNNNNNNNNNNNNNNNNNNNNNNNNNNNNNNNNNNNNNNNNNNNNNNNNNNNNNNNNNNNNNNNNNNNNNNNNNNNNNNNNNNNNNNNNNNNNNNNNNNNNNNNNNNNNNNNNNNNNNNNNNNNNNNNNNNNNNNNNNNNNNNNNNNNNNNNNNNNNNNNNNNNNNNNNNNNNNNNNNNNNNNNNNNNNNNNNNNNNNNNNNNNNNNNNNNNNNNNNNNNNNNNNNNNNNNNNNNNNNNNNNNNNNNNNNNNNNNNNNNNNNNNNNNNNNNNNNNNNNNNNNNNNNNNNNNNNNNNNNNNNNNNNNNNNNNNNNNNNNNNNNNNNNNNNNNNNNNNNNNNNNNNNNNNNNNNNNNNNNNNNNNNNNNNNNNNNNNNNNNNNNNNNNNNNNNNNNNNNNNNNNNNNNNNNNCGATTGGAGTTGGATCCGGATACAAACTGGTCGCTTGATTGGAAAGTTTTTCTAACACGACCTATCGGAACCGACTCCAAATCGCACGTACTACACTGAGCAATACTGGCTCGAGCTGGAGTTTCAAGGTCAAATGTTCTCttgtttaattttttttgaaaaggagctaTTTACTACTATATGGAAACAGAAAGTTTGGATGGCCTAGGTGACTCGAGAATTTACACTCCCCCATGGTCGACTAGCACTACTGGAATTCTGATGTACACCGGGTGTCATGCTCTTTGCCGAGTGCTAAAACACAGACACTCTGAAAAGAAAACAACGCCGAGAGTCACTCTCGGCAAACCTAGCTTCACGGCAAACTGCCTTCTTTGCCGTCACTGCCTCACGGCAAAGAGGCACCGCACGGCAAACCCTGCAGACGCCGAGAGCAGCTCACGGCAAAGAGGAGCCACGTGGCATGCCCGTCCGTAATAGACGGCTCCGTCAGTTACTGTGTACATCACCGAGAGCCGACAGACGACACTCGGCAAAGTATATGCCACATCCTATTTTCTTTTTTGTGTGTGTTCTTTCTAACTGACATGTGGTCCCACTGGTCACATTTATCAGTAAAAGTTTCAAATAATTTGCTAAATATTTTTGAATAAAAAATGACGATATCTTTGCCGAGAGTTGCTCTCGGCAATTCTCCTGACCAGTAGGACAGTGTGGCCCACATGGCAGCTGACAGTTTATATATCTTTGCCGAGAGCTGGTCTCGGCAATGCTCGCCTTCTTTTCCGAGAGCAGCTCTTGGAAAAGGTGTGGCCCACATGGCACAACAGTAGTGTCTCCCAGACGACCAATTTTTCGAGAGGTGCTCTCGGTAGTATATCGTTTTTTGAGTGTTGCTCTCGGAAATCTTTCCCATTCATTCTGTTGTTAAGCTATTTCTTTTCTGATCCCTGCAGATGAAAACAACTACAGTGCAATTTGGAGTAGTCCACACATATATAAGCATAATTTGATGATCATATATAGGCATAATTTGATCTAGTCCACATNNNNNNNNNNNNNNNNNNNNNNNNNNNNNNNNNNNNNNNNNNNNNNNNNNNNNNNNNNNNNNNNNNNNNNNNNNNNNNNNNNNNNNNNNNNNNNNNNNNNNNNNNNNNNNNNNNNNNNNNNNNNNNNNNNNNNNNNNATATAATTAGGCATAGTCCACATATTGTCACACACAAGTCAAATGTAGCATCCTAGtagactacaccctctcggtgccgatcAACGCCTTAGACCGTCGGGGCCACCAGATGGGTGCTCGATCTAGAGACCGCCCGAAGGGGGGGGggcctacatgcgtgtggcccatcactactagggaaaaggctactagtagcgtgggttttataggtagtagtagcgctggtgcccacgctactgctacggcgctatagctaaactttagcagtagcgtggttcttacccagcgctactgctacctaTATCTAGTAGTAGCACGCCTCTGTCCATCGCTACTGATAATACTAGTAGCATGCCACTACAACGAACGCCTGTTctcgtggtcccacatgtcaggagaTGACACGTGTCAGCCTCCTACTGGTTatctttgccgagagccactctcggcaaagTTGGCCCTCAGCCTGTTctcgtggtcccacatgtcaggagaTGACACGTGTCAGCCTCCTATTTGGTCTGTTTGTCGAGAGCCTCTCTCGGCAAAGTTGGCCCTCGGCCTGTTCTTATGGTCTCACATGTCAGGTGATGACACGTGTCAGCCTCCTACTGGCTCTCTTTGCCGAGAGACCCACTCGGCAAAGTTTGCCAACGTGGCAACATCCGTCCCCGACTGTTATCCGTTAGCTGTTTTATTTTGCCGAGACGTGATGTTTAGCTCTCGGCAAAGACTTTGTCGAGTGCCCGTGTTCTGACTCTCGGTAAATTCCTGTTTGCCGGAGAGGTGTACGCCGGGTGGTTTTTGCCGAGGGGGCactcggcaaaggctttgccagTGGTTTTCGGCCCTTTGCCGAGTGTCCGTGGCACCCGGCGTACATCAGAATTCTAGTAGTGTAGTTCGAGCTGGTGATATGCCTCTGGTGGACCTTCTTTGACATGAGGTCGATGCTCATGGCTGTGGGTGGCATCAAACAATACCTCAAAAAGTGTACACGTCAGGCTCTCGATTCTGCAGCACAGACATGCGCCCCCTCCCTCTGGCCACTGCCAACGACTGCTCATGAGCAAGGATGGCTTCACCGCCCGCAGGCTGCAGTTTACACACCTTGCGGTCCCACTCAAGATTCAGCTAGTGACAAAAGGCCGATGATTATATGCTCCCGATGCAGTCCCACTCAATTTATCCGAGGCTCATATGCTCCCGATGAATAGTAAAGTTACaaaaaattaatgaagaaattttaAAAATGCTTTTTATTATCTAAGATGCTGGAGTGTGCTAGCTGGTTGCAAAATTTTGTTGTGAAAATGACATNNNNNNNNNNNNNNNNNNNNNNNNNNNNNNNNNNNNNNNNNNNNNNNNNNNNNNNNNNNNNNNNNNNNNNNNNNNNNNNNNNNNNNNNNNNNNNNNNNNNNNNNNNNNNNNNNNNNNNNNNNNNNNNNNNNNNNNNNNNNNNNNNNNNNNNNNNNNNNNNNNNNNNNNNNNNNGGTCTTGACAATGCTCTTTTTCAAAGTTTCTTTCACACCTGAATTCTTTTTTTGTTGTTGAAAGCTTCTCAAACGTCATTTCACCATGTTTTTTCGCATGCACATAGCGCACTCAGGCATCTTTGATGACAAAAATAATCagatttttaaaaaatatttttactATTTTTTATGAAATTACTGTTCACACCTAGGTGTAGATGCACCCAGGCACCAAAACGCCACTGTCCTTTTTTACAACCCAATAAGATTCAGCTCTTTTTTAGACAAAAATAAGGTTCAGCTAGTGACAAAAGGCCGATGATTATTACTGGACTGGGCTGATTATATTAAATAAAAATGGCCCTAAGCAGAGAGTGGGCCTAATCCACCAGGCCGATGATTATACGCACATCGCCGTCGAGCCCACGCGAGCACGCCACTCGACCAGTTCGTCATCGCGCTGCACGCTCCGCCGCCTAATTCGCCACCGCAGGCAACACCGGCCGGCCGCAATCCTCCCATCACTTGGACCACTCGATCTCCGACCCTGATCGCCCCCAACCTCCCCTTCCCCACAAAAATCTATCCACACACCCAAGGCGGAGAGGAGGGCCGAGCTACCGATCGATCTGGGATCGATCCACGCACCGGAGAGAAAGAGCTTGATGGCAGTCGATCTGGAATACATGAACAGCGACCTAGCTGTTCTTGTTGCTGCTTACCACGGCGACTGCGAGGAGGACGCCGCCAAGAAGCCATCCGGAGGAGTGGGTAAGGTATTGATTTTACGCAGGCCCCCAATCCCAAAGGATTCCCCATCCCTGAACCCCCCCGCTCACGGCTAccccgacggcggcggcgaccagCCAAGCTTCGTCCTCATCGAGCCATACGCCTACTTCGCCGACCGCCTCAACGCCACCACCGCCAACTGCAGCCTGGAGGGTCTCCGTCTCCGGGGGCAAATCAAGGTCACCTTCTGCACCGCCCAGCCGCCGCAAGTCTCCTACCTCTGCGTGCATGCCACCGACTACGACCACACCGTGTTCGCCTTCCCGCCTACCATAGTCGCCACGGAGACTGACGGCGGCCTCGTCCTTCTATCCGTCGTAGTTCGTGGCCGCTCATCCTATGATTGGCTTCGCGACAAAGCACACTACTTCGTCTACGACGCCAGCGTCCCCGAGCTCAAGCACATCAAGCAACCCGGCGACGAGCACCCGGTGAACGAGCATTCATTTGCCATTGTGCGCAAACCTGAACCTGACTGCACCTACCTGCTCGCCGCACAAGCTGATCAGTTTGTGTACGGCAATCCTTGTCACCTCTGCCTGTATCATCCTGGCACCGACTCCTGGAGCAAACTGCTGGTGAACGTCGATTCAGTCCCCTACGTGCTCACCACATACAAGGCAATCGCCATCGGAGGGGATTCAGGCCTGGTGGCCTGGGTCGACCTCTCGCATATGATCACCTCCTGCAACGTGCTGGACGAAAGCCCTAAGCTCCGGTTCTTAAGACTACCGACCGAGCCGCAGTATGGAAGCGGCACGCCGGCTGTTCGGGACGTTTCATTCCTTAATGGGCACATCAGGTTTGTTGAGCTGCAGCACCGCGACTATGGTTGGAAGGCCACAATATGGAGCATCAAGACCGGTGTCTTCTCCAAAAAGGCTTGGCGCATCCATCGCGAGCTTGATTCCTCGGATATACCCGAGTCATCACTGCCTAAGCTGAAGGTCCTCCGTGAAGGTGTCACAGCTCAGCCAACCTTGTCGACTCTCGACATTGGCCTGCCCAAGCTCAGCCTGCAAGATGATTGCatcctttacctcctagccaagaTTGACTACCGCGACAGGGATCACACAGCATGGGTTCTTGCTGTTGACATGAAGAACAAGGCTGTCCAGAGAGTGGCCGAGTTTAGCCCCAAGAGGTCTATTGCCTTATCCACTGGCTACGATTCAAGTCGGATCTCCAAACATTTCAAAGTTGGTCCAGGTAACTGTTTCCATTTTTTCGCTGCCTTACGATATGCCACTTTCAGTGCATGCTAATTACATCACCGGATTAATGCAACTTTTTCTTGGTGGAAGGGGGGTTGTATCATCATATCACACAGATAGACAGCGTAGGGTTTAGTAGGGTGGATATATTTTGACTTGAACCGAAATGAGATATGCCATGTCAGTGATACCATTCATCTCAAGGACAGATTTGGGATCCTTGACGTTCGGCTCAACGGATTTGGGAGGAATCTGCTGAGGTGTTGAACACATTATAGCTAGTATAGATACACAGCACCGAGAACACGCGAGTGTAACATATGGTGGAAGCATATTAGGGCCAATACTCTAGTCAAATGCTAGCATTCTGGGAACCACAGTTCTGCACTGTTGCTGTGAAATTCTCACCGGAACAAATAACTTTTCCTGTGACACATTTCACCTTGGGTGTTGCGCATTATACCACTATAAACTATTTACTTATGGAGTGCTACATCTTGTAAACAAGTTTGGCCTTTTTCAGCAGTCCATTTCACAAGGAAGCCTAAAGTAGTGGTTATATTTTAGGGCCGTGCTACGAAGTTGTGTATGCATCAGCCTTTTGTTTCTGTATTACGTACTGAAGACATGCTAAATTTGATATGCCAGGCAAAGGCGTGCAAGAAGCTGAGCAGTGACCGGAGATGGCGCCATGGTGATTAATAAGTGGAAGGCCTTTGCATGTGAGCTGAACTGGACTATATGGCCTGAGAATAATGCATGTGTGTCGATAGAAGGGGTAGTGGTTACAGATTATCATGTCTCAGGACTGTCCTTCGTTTGTCTGTTATTTTAGGATTATGGATACTCTAAGGATCCCTCTAGATCTTTTTTATTATATGTATGTATCCATCTCGTCTATATTGCCTCACCATCTACTCTTAGCACTTTATTTATTATGTGATCTGCAAAAAGAAGTTCCtacgaactactccctccgttcctaaatatttgtcattttaggatttcaaatggactaccacatacggatgtatatagacacattttagaatgtagattcaccgaAATTGCATTGGAGCACACGACGACCACACCCACTGAAATCTGCCCCATTCGTTTACCTCGGATTCACACTGCTATATTAGATAGTCTGTATTAGGAGATTTTGAACCATGCGTCTCATATAATATAGGCTTGTATTGAATGTTCTTTTCGCAATGATGTTGTCAGTGAGCACAGACCTCAACCACCAGCGCCCAACAACGTAATCAATGTGCCCACACCCCTCCCTCCCTTCATGAAGCCATCTTCCCTTGGACGCTCTTTCTTCTCCACCACAAGTGACACTGCTCATGTTTTTCTTCCTCTCTCTACTTTTCTCTCTTCTCTTTTTGCTCCAGGTCACCTCCTTCAACAACGTGGACGTGGGAAAAGGCCAGGATGAACAAGGAACACTATGCCGCTGACGGGGAACAACGCTGAGGACGAACGAGGTAGCCGCCCGAGCTTGTCGCGCACCATGTGTGGACACGGCCAACGACACGCCGTCTGCCCTAGCCGCTGAGTCTTGCGTCTTGCGACCAGCAAGAAATGTGTGAGAAGAAAGCGAGTGCAAGATTATGATGTTGATGACGAGAAAGTTGACACAGTCGCTGTTCTATCTTATCGTGACCTGTGCGACAGCGGTTTTGACACCGCGTCTTCCCATGCCGGCGGCACCATGGCCTTCATTCCTGCAGCCAACAGTACTGTATCCAAGCATGAAGCTGGCCGCTTCCTACGCCGTGCTCCTGATGGAGGTCATGGGCTTCATGCTTTTGGCCGTCGTCCTTGACCTGTGCTTTGTGCATGGTCGTCATTCCTCTACCTGTTCCCACTTAATTGCCGCGAACTTACTCCACCCCATCTTAGCCTGAGCCTCCTCGCATGTGCCATGAACCCATGTCAGAGTTGTGGGGCCGAAATAAATGTGATTCATTCTTCCTACGTTGTATACTTCTGGTATTAGTTAGAAACAAAACTAGACTGCATTAAGTACATCCATCCCGTGACAATAATGGACGTGCAGATTTCGGAGAGCAGCGTCGCCGAGTGCTCCTAGTCCATTtccgtagattcactcattttgctccgtatgtacttacttgttgaaatctctagaaagacaaatatttaggaacagagggagtatattatgTCAGTTGTACAACCCTCTGTTTTTACAGCTTGCTGCTTTTTTTGCAGATTGAGCCTGTGTCATGGAGAGCATCAGATAGGCCGGGTTACAAATGACAGAACTGTCGAGGTGCTGCAGAGGTGAGGTGTTTTAGTTTTTGCAGATTGAACAAAACTCATTGACCTTTCACCAAACGCAAAATTTGGAACGTATTGCCTCTGGCAGGACAGAGAGATAACTCGAAATAAATTGAAAGTTTTCTCGCACACGCTCTGGTTTCATTTGGAGCAGCTCTCTCCATCTTATAGTTGGAGCGGGTGATGTTTCCACTGAATAGTGAGCTTCATCAGTTCTTGCAGCCCGAAGATAGCTAGCGGCGCCTAATGATTTCTCGAGCGAAAGGCATATCCAACAAACCTCCACAGGCCTGTGTCACGGGCCTTGCTCTTTGCATGTGCATGCAGGAGCATGTTCAGGGAACATAATTTTGTCAAGCAATCTGCCATGAACGCTACGTCGTGTCTGTGCAAGAAATTTTCACTTCTAACGCGTCGTTCATTTCTCTTGAAGTACGGTTGTATCATGCTAAACATTCACTGCCCCCGCAAAGAAAAAAACATTCACTGAATTTTATCATGGTTATATTGTTCAAAGTCCAGCATTTGAAAAAGTAAATGTGTATCCCAAACATTTCCAGCATCTTAATCAGTCCTCAATCAGATTGTCTTAATCTTGCCTTGTACTCCCTCTCTAgaaaaatataagagtgtttaggtcACTTGATCTAAAACGCTCATATACTTTTTTAAGGAGAGAGTAATTCCTTAACACTCTGCTTGGCTGCAGCTACTCGAGATCATGACTGAATGCGTGATCTGTGACCATGATAGTTTTTTTTTCAAGAGTACGCAACAAAAAGTATATCTCTTGGTTGCTGCGGGCAAACAAAAAGTAATTCTTTGTTGGCGCAGCCCAAGATAGCTAGCAATTGCAATTTATGCAAAAGGGATTATAGTTTCAAGATTTCGTAAACAAAATATTTTATGAAAAAAAATTCATATATACAGGTCCGGCAGCAAGGTACAGGCCGGAGCCCTATACTTCTTCTCGGGGTGCTTGCAGAGGAGATACTGGGAGCAAGGTATAGAGGTCCAGCACTGAAGATGAAAAAGCAAGGAGCTCNNNNNNNNNNNNNNNNNNNNNNNNNNNNNNNNNNNNNNNNNNNNNNNNNNNNNNNNNNNNNNNNNNNNNNNNNNNNNNNNNNNNNNNNNNNNNNNNNNNNNNNNNNNNNNNNNNNNNNNNNNNNNNNNNNNNNNNNNNNNNNNNNNNNNNNNNNNNNNNNNNNNNNNNNNNNNNNNNNNNNNNNNNNNNNNNNNNNNNNNNNNNNNNNNNNNNNNNNNNNNNNNNNNNNNNNNNNNNNNNNNNNNNNNNNNNNNNNNNNNNNNNNNNNNNNNNNNNNNNNNNNNNNNNNNNNNNGGAGAGGAGAAGCAGAAGGAGCTTGAGCTTGAGGTCCAGGCCCACGCCAGGACTTGTGTTCTAGGCCCGTGAGAGTGCTTGAGGTCCAGGACAAACTTGAGGGAGCTCGGGGTGCGCTGCGGGAGCTCGCTGTCCAGGCGCTCGAGACCCAGGCGCGCGCAGGTCCTAGGCAACGGTGGCACAGGCCCTGGGAGGCGGGAGGGGATTTCCGTGGCGCAGGTCCTGGGCGGTGGTGAAGCAAGCAATTGAGCGGCGCAGGTCCTGTGCGGCGGAGGAGCAAGCCCTAGGCGGCGGCGGACCAAGCAATTGCGGGGCGCAGGTCCTGAGCGGAGGCGTTGCAAGCCGTGGGCGACGATTCACCCTGGCGACGTGCGTGGGCGACGGGCGAAGTAAGAAGGAGACGGCGACCTATTTGTAACAGATTTGAAGGTATGAGGGTGTTTTTGCAAAATTGGCAGTACACTTACACGGGCGACATTCTTTTCATGTACAATCGACATAAgaagttgttcgtctcgttgaaATGGATAATCATTTCTAGGGTCATCTCCATCCATGATCATATGTAAATTCTAGAGCGCGAAAATTGTGATGCTGAAGAAAAAAATTGGGCATGGACGGATCATCCGGGTTGGTAGCCGGATGTCCGGCTAGACAGTCGTGACAAGTTCGAGTTAGATTAAACTTTGATGGTATGGACGGCAATGCAAGTCCTTTTTATGTACGGGGAAATCCATTCGCCCTACATACA contains:
- the LOC119282512 gene encoding uncharacterized protein LOC119282512, which encodes MAVDLEYMNSDLAVLVAAYHGDCEEDAAKKPSGGVGKVLILRRPPIPKDSPSLNPPAHGYPDGGGDQPSFVLIEPYAYFADRLNATTANCSLEGLRLRGQIKVTFCTAQPPQVSYLCVHATDYDHTVFAFPPTIVATETDGGLVLLSVVVRGRSSYDWLRDKAHYFVYDASVPELKHIKQPGDEHPVNEHSFAIVRKPEPDCTYLLAAQADQFVYGNPCHLCLYHPGTDSWSKLLVNVDSVPYVLTTYKAIAIGGDSGLVAWVDLSHMITSCNVLDESPKLRFLRLPTEPQYGSGTPAVRDVSFLNGHIRFVELQHRDYGWKATIWSIKTGVFSKKAWRIHRELDSSDIPESSLPKLKVLREGVTAQPTLSTLDIGLPKLSLQDDCILYLLAKIDYRDRDHTAWVLAVDMKNKAVQRVAEFSPKRSIALSTGYDSSRISKHFKVGPGKGVQEAEQ